The following proteins are encoded in a genomic region of Drosophila miranda strain MSH22 chromosome 4, D.miranda_PacBio2.1, whole genome shotgun sequence:
- the LOC108162484 gene encoding cysteine-rich protein 2-binding protein produces the protein MEQSNESEKVDANCMYCQLRIDDDNYLQCEHCDELVHIKCLHTSTPGDFLGDIFFDFTCATCAEEQLKQKGEPYTHNDVKEQCVRQKMPWLMVLTLTLYNLSHKQKGLGHHGFFHWSTHIISFVERNWNYIFGPNARRRKKWTGSVSGTLSHNSPKYFISAMEQFNETGWWKLAKSNQTPRSTKREYEKTLEQRVAMRFDKPSLAGYENSDSEVDVIDHSAPIVEENVKIPAVAEVSTPCSEGCARTIPYMGRQPRQPPPPVATVIPEEPPLPPTIPVPQARVSMTVKEEEEVKSPQPLSSVQASLMDFLAESFGGDELGMFSSLPVIMPPPLIGAGKTDFFMTEALLESPSPSGGLFDMDTNFGIPDTSEEMKHGPNIKEEMAETTAADLPADEASAESEEDQTEDQKEIALEEMEATSSHQPRIVEITNYQPREQSQKIKQEPMEEEMEEISEEALQTKAPLIGHCKPSGFIRQPRRNWPWLQERPQEADDVVIPSENLTLMSVYEEQKVYQRLHKIFSLEQQCQLSIPAFVRRLYRKLCLRKWKREHNRLIFNLDEHIDPTARARRQMHGEQQAQILDRYQLLAHSQQNPKSSFYARITGSTQYEMFESPYSQRVLHPFIFRSETMGPPWLKLMCELQHRVNRCHPTRSPIDFCYVRPQHIPAVNALLQSAFWPNIDVSECLSYPDYSVVALYKKLVIGCGFLVPDVGYNEAYISFMAVRPNWQRSGIASFMLYHLIQTCMSKDITLHVSASNSAVMLYQKFGFKIEEIIVDFYDKYLPMDSKQSRNALFLRLLR, from the exons ATGGAACAATCAAATGAAAGCGAAAAGGTCGATGCCAACTGCATGTATTGCCAGCTAAGGATCGACGATGACAACTACCTGCAGTGCGAGCATTGCGATGAACTGGTGCACATCAAGTGTCTGCACACGAGTACTCCTGGTGATTTTTTGGGTGATATTTTCTTTGACTTCACATGTGCAACGTGCGCGGAGGAGCAGCTGAAACAGAAAGGAGAGCCCTATACACACAATGATGTGAAAGAGCAGTGTGTGCGTCAGAAGATGCCCTGGCTGATGGTGCTGACACTGACCCTTTACAATCTGTCGCACAAACAGAAGGGTCTGGGTCATCATGGGTTCTTCCACTGGAGCACACACATCATCAGTTTTGTGGAACGCAACTGGAACTACATATTCGGCCCGAATGC TCGCCGTCGCAAGAAGTGGACTGGCTCCGTCTCGGGTACTCTCTCACACAATAGCCCAAAATACTTCATTTCGGCCATGGAACAGTTCAATGAGACAGGCTGGTGGAAGCTGGCCAAATCAAACCAAACACCCAGAAGCACGAAACGAGAAT ATGAGAAAACGCTGGAACAACGCGTGGCGATGCGATTTGACAAACCTTCCCTTGCCGGTTATGAAAATAGTGATAGTGAGGTGGATGTGATTGATCATAGTGCACCCATCGTCGAAGAGAATGTAAAGATTCCTGCTGTAGCCGAGGTTTCTACACCTTGCAGCGAAGGCTGTGCCCGTACTAT TCCTTATATGGGACGACAACCCAGGCAGCCACCACCTCCTGTGGCCACTGTAATCCCAGAGGAACCACCGCTTCCTCCCACCATACCAGTGCCTCAGGCGCGTGTGTCCATGACAGTaaaggaggaagaggaggttAAATCACCCCAGCCACTCAGCAGTGTGCAGGCCAGCCTTATGGACTTTTTAGCCGAGAGCTTTGGTGGCGACGAACTCGGCATGTTCAGCAGCTTACCCGTCATAATGCCACCACCCCTGATTGGAGCGGGAAAAACAGATTTCTTTATGACGGAAGCATTGCTGGAGTCTCCCTCGCCCAGTGGTGGTCTATTCGACATGGACACAAACTTTGGCATTCCGGACACCAGCGAAGAAATGAAGCACGGACCCAACATCAAAGAGGAGATGGCAGAGACGACGGCCGCGGATTTACCAGCAGATGAGGCCAGCGCAGAGAGCGAGGAAGATCAAACCGAAGACCAAAAAGAAATCGCGTTGGAGGAGATGGAAGCTACCTCTAGCCATCAGCCGCGAATAGTGGAAATCACCAATTATCAGCCCCGCGAACAAAGCCAGAAAATCAAGCAGGAACCCATGGAAGAGGAAATGGAAGAGATCTCCGAAGAGGCATTGCAAACTAAAGCCCCACTGATAGGGCACTGCAAGCCGAGCGGTTTCATCCGACAGCCGCGCCGTAATTGGCCCTGGCTGCAGGAGAGACCCCAAGAGGCGGATGATGTGGTCATACCCAGCGAGAATCTAACCCTGATGAGCGTTTACGAGGAGCAGAAGGTGTATCAGCGGCTGCACAAGATCTTCTCGCTGGAGCAGCAGTGCCAATTGAGCATCCCAGCCTTTGTGCGTCGCCTGTATCGCAAGCTGTGCCTGCGCAAATGGAAGCGAGAGCACAACAGGCTCATCTTCAACCTGGACGAGCACATTGATCCCACGGCCAGGGCACGGCGTCAGATGCATGGCGAACAGCAGGCACAAATTCTGGATCGCTATCAGCTGCTGGCCCACTCCCAACAGAATCCCAAGAGCTCGTTCTATGCTCGCATTACGGGCTCCACTCAGTATGAAATGTTCGAATCGCCGTACTCGCAGCGGGTCTTGCATCCCTTCATCTTTCGCAGCGAGACGATGGGCCCGCCTTGGCTGAAGCTTATGTGCGAGCTGCAGCATCGCGTGAATCGCTGCCATCCCACCCGATCGCCCATAGACTTTTGCTACGTGAGGCCGCAGCATATACCGGCGGTGAATGCCCTGCTTCAGAGTGCCTTCTGGCCGAACATTGATG TAAGCGAATGCCTCAGCTATCCGGACTACAGTGTGGTGGCCCTCTACAAGAAGTTGGTCATTGGCTGTGGCTTCCTCGTCCCCGACGTGGGCTACAACGAGGCGTACATCTCGTTCATGGCCGTGCGTCCGAATTGGCAGCGCAGTGGCATAGCCAGTTTCATGCTCTACCATCTCATACAGACCTGCATGTCCAAGGATATCACACTGCATGTGTCCGCCAGCAATTCGGCGGTGATGTTGTACCAGAAGTTTGGCTTCAAGATTGAGGAAATCATCGTAGACTTCTATGACAAGTATTTGCCAATGGACTCAAAGCAAAGCAGGAACGCCTTGTTCCTTCGTTTGCTGAGATGA